The proteins below are encoded in one region of Sulfitobacter sp. SK012:
- a CDS encoding LysR substrate-binding domain-containing protein, giving the protein MQSHPNLNALRMFHAASRHLNFRHAAQELNLTQGAVAQQVRRLEQELGVPLFHRKARGLALTEAGRALAIPVGAGLTQIEEGLRQARVDRLSLSLSVTPSFAAKWLLPRLPSFQDLHPEIDLQITADQTVANFRGDGVDLAIRQGPAPDDTALEAVLLALQDLVAVASKDLIARYPDGAPLGTFPLIEDSHRPWARLIDAGEVVPEGRLLKVNQTALALDAARSGQGVALVPEAYLNLDSADVDLRVLRRFPATAGSGFYMVWPRGSGGNATHRKLRDWLAHCFADAS; this is encoded by the coding sequence ATGCAGTCCCATCCCAACCTGAACGCTCTTCGGATGTTTCATGCCGCATCCCGTCACCTTAATTTCAGGCATGCTGCGCAAGAGCTGAACCTGACCCAAGGAGCCGTCGCGCAGCAGGTGCGCAGGCTGGAGCAGGAGTTAGGCGTGCCGCTTTTTCATCGCAAGGCGCGTGGGTTGGCGCTGACAGAGGCGGGCAGGGCGCTTGCCATTCCTGTCGGGGCAGGTCTGACTCAAATTGAGGAAGGGCTGCGGCAGGCCCGCGTCGATAGGCTCAGCCTGTCGCTGTCCGTCACACCATCCTTTGCGGCCAAATGGTTGTTGCCCCGGCTGCCGTCATTCCAAGATTTGCACCCCGAAATTGACCTACAGATCACGGCGGACCAGACCGTCGCAAATTTTCGAGGCGACGGTGTGGATTTGGCCATCCGTCAGGGACCGGCACCCGATGATACCGCGTTGGAGGCCGTGTTATTGGCCCTGCAGGACCTCGTTGCGGTGGCCTCAAAGGACCTGATTGCACGATACCCAGACGGCGCGCCGCTGGGAACATTTCCATTGATCGAAGACAGCCACCGCCCTTGGGCCCGGTTAATCGACGCAGGTGAGGTTGTTCCCGAGGGGCGGCTTCTAAAGGTAAATCAGACAGCGCTAGCACTTGATGCAGCCCGCAGCGGGCAGGGTGTTGCGTTGGTCCCTGAGGCCTATCTGAACTTAGACAGCGCGGATGTTGATCTTAGGGTCCTACGCCGGTTCCCAGCCACGGCAGGGTCAGGCTTTTACATGGTTTGGCCGCGCGGCAGCGGCGGCAACGCAACCCACCGCAAGCTCCGCGACTGGCTCGCGCACTGTTTTGCTGACGCAAGTTGA
- the tsf gene encoding translation elongation factor Ts, with product MAITASMVKELRDTTGAGMMDAKKALTETDGDMEAATDWLRTKGLAKAAKKSGRTAAEGLVAVKVNGGHGVAVEVNSETDFVGKNADFQKMVSGIADVAVSQSDIDALKAADMGGKSVEQAVTDAVAIIGENMSVRRMASIDGDIVVSYVHNAAAPGMGNIGVLVGMTGGDEAFGKQVAMHIAAVNPASLSEADLDPAVVEKEKQVQMDIARESGKPDAVIEKMIVGRMQKYMSEVTLLNQTFVVNPDLTVAKAAVEAGATITGFVRLEVGEGIEVIKEDFAAEVAKAAKG from the coding sequence ATGGCGATTACAGCATCCATGGTCAAAGAACTGCGTGACACAACTGGTGCCGGCATGATGGACGCCAAAAAGGCGTTGACTGAAACTGATGGTGACATGGAAGCGGCCACTGATTGGCTGCGGACCAAGGGCCTAGCCAAAGCGGCCAAGAAATCCGGCCGTACTGCGGCTGAGGGTCTTGTCGCTGTTAAGGTGAATGGCGGTCACGGCGTGGCAGTCGAAGTGAACTCGGAAACCGATTTTGTTGGCAAAAACGCTGACTTTCAAAAAATGGTATCTGGTATCGCTGATGTGGCGGTTAGCCAGTCCGACATCGACGCGCTGAAAGCGGCTGACATGGGCGGAAAATCCGTCGAGCAGGCCGTGACAGATGCGGTTGCCATTATCGGTGAAAACATGTCGGTCCGCCGCATGGCATCCATCGACGGTGACATCGTTGTATCTTACGTGCACAACGCGGCGGCCCCCGGCATGGGCAACATTGGTGTGCTGGTCGGCATGACCGGTGGCGACGAAGCATTTGGCAAACAGGTAGCGATGCATATCGCTGCTGTGAATCCAGCGTCTTTGTCCGAGGCTGACCTTGACCCAGCTGTTGTCGAGAAAGAAAAGCAAGTCCAGATGGATATCGCCCGTGAAAGCGGCAAACCAGACGCGGTTATCGAAAAGATGATCGTTGGACGGATGCAGAAGTACATGTCCGAAGTGACATTGCTGAACCAGACTTTCGTGGTGAACCCTGATCTGACAGTGGCCAAGGCCGCCGTAGAAGCCGGCGCAACCATCACTGGCTTTGTGCGTCTTGAAGTTGGCGAAGGCATCGAAGTCATCAAAGAAGACTTTGCAGCCGAAGTGGCAAAAGCCGCCAAAGGCTAA
- a CDS encoding sulfotransferase domain-containing protein translates to MPRKLYLGPLTDNRRWDKFSARADDIYVVTPPKCGTTWMQTIVALLLSGDPEVEPELSIKMPWIDIRIREMEDVVGRLEAMTHRRAVKSHTPLDGLPYRKDGQFICVFRHPLDAHFSFRKHVRNVPVGGFELFYPEDDTTGIAFRRFLDGGAEGFDMDAMPLAHILRHYEAALALKDQPNVSLFHYADMSADLAGTMARVADLLGISHSADLMARLVKAATFDNMKAHADRFAPSGGKGFFKSDSAFFESGASGKWEGVLSQAEIAAYDAAMDSALKKDTRRWLEFGQGA, encoded by the coding sequence ATGCCTCGCAAACTATACCTAGGACCTCTCACCGATAACCGCCGCTGGGATAAGTTCAGCGCACGTGCCGATGACATTTATGTCGTGACCCCGCCTAAATGCGGAACAACGTGGATGCAGACGATCGTCGCCCTGTTGCTATCGGGTGATCCGGAGGTTGAGCCAGAGCTTTCCATTAAAATGCCGTGGATCGACATTCGTATCCGCGAAATGGAGGACGTTGTTGGGCGGCTTGAGGCGATGACACACCGGCGTGCCGTTAAAAGTCATACGCCGCTGGACGGACTACCATACCGCAAGGACGGACAATTTATCTGTGTGTTCCGTCATCCGCTTGATGCGCATTTTTCCTTTCGCAAACATGTGCGCAATGTTCCCGTTGGCGGGTTTGAATTGTTCTATCCCGAAGATGACACCACGGGCATCGCCTTTCGCCGCTTTCTGGACGGTGGTGCCGAAGGCTTTGATATGGATGCGATGCCGCTGGCCCATATTCTACGCCACTATGAGGCGGCCCTTGCATTGAAGGATCAGCCCAACGTTTCGCTGTTTCACTACGCTGATATGTCAGCGGATTTGGCGGGCACCATGGCGCGCGTCGCTGACCTGCTGGGGATCTCACATTCAGCTGATCTGATGGCAAGATTGGTCAAAGCCGCAACGTTCGACAATATGAAAGCGCACGCTGACCGGTTTGCCCCATCAGGTGGCAAAGGTTTCTTCAAATCTGACAGTGCGTTTTTCGAAAGTGGCGCCAGCGGCAAATGGGAAGGGGTGCTGAGCCAAGCCGAGATTGCGGCATATGATGCCGCGATGGATAGCGCGCTCAAAAAAGACACGCGACGTTGGCTTGAATTCGGGCAGGGGGCGTGA
- a CDS encoding DUF6552 family protein, translated as MINTQPKTLDKVFVLKWTASIIQIMGYTATAYGFTPWNICLFLFGLVGWFLVGVFWKDRAIMLIHVVALAAMTMGLLTK; from the coding sequence ATGATAAACACGCAACCCAAAACGCTCGACAAGGTTTTTGTCCTGAAATGGACCGCCTCGATCATTCAGATCATGGGCTACACTGCCACGGCCTACGGGTTTACCCCCTGGAACATCTGTTTGTTCCTCTTTGGCCTTGTGGGTTGGTTTCTTGTGGGGGTTTTCTGGAAGGACCGTGCGATCATGTTGATCCACGTCGTGGCCTTGGCCGCGATGACAATGGGCCTTTTGACCAAGTGA